A genomic stretch from Chitinophaga agri includes:
- a CDS encoding alpha/beta hydrolase family protein: MKICLLLRRIGLRKIVTACFSFFSISSLAQKTPLNNQSYENWDALVNYDISNDGKFVWYNHGSLSEGISVVVKSVVDSFSVTYPFIIGDPKFTADSKYAIFLTADTLNVLKLSNFNRRKIIKVSSFSVTTEGGPQFLSYRSDGRIYLHDLARGRTFDFNEGKVSLFNSQGTVMLIVGDSSLDWVDLSTLKVSRIIHGKISGNPVFDKNGTGIVFCPIINGVKSLFYYKSDFWKPVELIGGEKYLKDGRELSFRAPYFSKDSKKIFFGLIMQMNSHVRDDWDRNFFLKPTLKLWHYKDDFMQSTLSGMAQNRSVEVFAAVGVESKNVIILEKPDSTSVIGGNGIGNEFVITNTIGNSGEQNWNSYKKKYELISVMTGESKEIISDGPVYTMPPKLSSKEAFVSWYDYHVGNYFTYEIANGKIRCITSDIPSQLGAGIDETYADLAGSTYGYFWLADDRGLLVYDQYDIWQVDPYGLKSPINITGGIGQKNKIIFRLAANEYAYPSPKIGDTLLLATFDTETKRNGLCRVMVGKENKPDITHMSDGIYYFPWLFVERTPKEPIRAKYGNTYILQYMSTSFAPNICVTRDFKKFKILSNIRPQGNYNWMTAKLVKWNLNNGRELHGILYKPEDFDSTKKYPIIFHYYEKLSYQLNLFRTPEPSPGALNIAWYVSNGYLVFLPDVYIPPGRPAKGIVESVTSSIKKLKEFQWIDTNRMGLEGHSFGGYETYVLMTNTNHFAAAQASAGVSDFISGYSSLGGNFAHLYEVGQNNMRTTPWESPDLYIENSPIFKVANVKTPLLIMHNKDDGAVDFAQALEMYVALRRQKKPVWLLQYEGEGHTLDNPDNILDFALRQQQFFSYYLKNNLFPQWMKQPGISNFRRNPLGNETK, from the coding sequence ATGAAGATCTGCTTACTGCTGCGGAGAATAGGTCTAAGAAAAATAGTTACTGCCTGTTTTAGTTTTTTTTCAATCTCATCTTTAGCCCAGAAAACTCCACTTAATAATCAATCGTACGAAAATTGGGACGCGTTAGTAAATTATGATATCAGTAATGATGGTAAATTTGTATGGTATAATCATGGTTCATTGTCAGAAGGAATAAGTGTTGTAGTAAAGTCTGTAGTTGATTCTTTTTCAGTGACCTATCCTTTTATAATTGGAGATCCTAAGTTTACAGCTGATAGCAAGTATGCAATATTTCTTACTGCTGATACATTAAATGTTCTTAAGCTCAGTAATTTTAACCGGAGGAAAATAATCAAAGTCTCTTCTTTTTCGGTAACTACGGAAGGAGGACCTCAATTTTTAAGTTATCGTTCCGATGGTAGGATATACTTACATGATTTGGCTAGAGGGCGAACCTTTGATTTTAATGAAGGAAAAGTTTCTTTGTTTAATTCGCAGGGCACAGTGATGCTTATAGTAGGAGATTCATCCTTAGATTGGGTGGATCTATCCACTTTAAAAGTGAGTAGAATAATACATGGAAAAATATCAGGTAACCCCGTTTTCGATAAAAATGGGACAGGAATTGTATTCTGCCCGATAATTAATGGTGTAAAGAGTCTGTTTTATTACAAAAGTGATTTTTGGAAGCCGGTTGAACTAATTGGAGGAGAAAAGTATTTAAAAGATGGACGAGAACTATCTTTTAGAGCACCATATTTTTCAAAAGATTCAAAGAAAATATTTTTTGGCTTGATTATGCAGATGAATAGCCATGTTCGAGATGATTGGGATAGGAATTTTTTTCTAAAGCCAACGCTTAAATTATGGCATTATAAGGATGACTTTATGCAGTCAACCCTATCTGGAATGGCTCAAAATAGATCGGTTGAAGTATTTGCAGCTGTGGGAGTTGAAAGCAAAAATGTAATTATACTTGAAAAGCCGGATTCCACATCAGTCATAGGTGGAAATGGAATCGGTAATGAGTTTGTAATAACAAATACTATCGGTAATTCCGGAGAACAGAATTGGAACAGCTATAAAAAGAAATACGAACTCATTTCCGTAATGACTGGTGAAAGTAAGGAAATAATAAGTGATGGTCCAGTGTATACAATGCCTCCTAAGCTTTCTTCAAAAGAGGCGTTTGTTTCATGGTATGACTATCACGTTGGAAATTATTTTACGTATGAGATAGCTAATGGAAAAATTAGATGTATAACATCGGATATACCATCTCAATTAGGTGCTGGTATTGATGAGACATATGCGGATTTGGCTGGATCTACTTATGGATATTTTTGGCTTGCGGATGATAGAGGATTGTTAGTCTATGATCAATACGATATTTGGCAGGTTGATCCATATGGGCTGAAGAGTCCAATAAATATTACTGGAGGTATCGGGCAAAAGAATAAAATTATATTTAGATTAGCTGCAAATGAATATGCATATCCATCACCCAAGATCGGCGATACCCTTCTCCTAGCAACTTTTGATACTGAAACAAAGAGAAATGGTCTATGTAGGGTCATGGTAGGTAAAGAGAATAAACCTGACATCACTCATATGAGTGATGGAATATATTATTTCCCTTGGTTATTCGTTGAGAGAACTCCTAAAGAGCCAATTAGGGCCAAGTATGGTAATACTTATATATTGCAATACATGAGTACTTCTTTTGCCCCTAACATATGCGTGACAAGAGATTTTAAAAAGTTTAAAATACTGTCAAACATTCGGCCTCAGGGAAATTATAACTGGATGACTGCTAAACTCGTTAAATGGAACTTGAATAATGGAAGAGAATTGCATGGTATTTTGTATAAGCCTGAGGACTTCGATTCTACAAAGAAATATCCTATAATTTTTCACTATTATGAAAAGCTTAGTTATCAGTTGAATTTATTTAGAACACCGGAGCCTAGTCCCGGAGCCTTAAATATAGCATGGTATGTAAGTAACGGTTATTTGGTCTTCTTACCTGATGTCTATATACCACCTGGTAGACCTGCAAAAGGAATCGTAGAATCTGTAACGTCATCTATCAAAAAACTTAAGGAATTTCAATGGATTGATACTAATAGAATGGGATTGGAGGGACATAGTTTCGGGGGATACGAAACCTATGTGTTGATGACAAATACAAATCATTTTGCTGCTGCGCAGGCATCTGCTGGGGTTTCTGACTTTATTAGCGGATATAGTTCATTAGGTGGTAATTTTGCTCATTTATATGAGGTGGGGCAGAATAATATGAGAACAACTCCGTGGGAAAGTCCGGACTTGTATATTGAAAACAGTCCTATTTTTAAAGTAGCTAATGTTAAAACACCATTGTTGATAATGCATAATAAGGATGATGGTGCTGTAGATTTTGCTCAAGCTTTGGAGATGTATGTCGCTTTAAGGAGACAAAAGAAACCTGTCTGGTTATTGCAATATGAGGGAGAAGGGCATACATTAGATAACCCCGATAATATATTGGACTTTGCTTTGAGGCAACAACAGTTTTTTTCATATTATTTAAAGAATAATTTATTTCCACAATGGATGAAACAGCCTGGAATTTCTAACTTTAGGCGTAATCCGCTTGGTAATGAAACGAAATAG
- a CDS encoding RagB/SusD family nutrient uptake outer membrane protein, translating into MKMYKYVIAIFLMFFNISCDKFLDVGDPQDKIVARYVYRSNTSAAAAMTGVYYDLVQKTSFSQGVSGVSISCGAAADELTVYPTSGLMNFYTNYIDIGSGGGFWASLYKFIYKVNAIIDGVTRSTTLSDNVKRHLLGEAKFVRAFCYFYLVNLYGDVPLLITADYRENQSSPRVSVAQVYKQILSDLNEAKLLLSEEYLDANVISTTYERLRPNKWAAAALLARVYLYIGDWENAINESNDVINNKELYDTVPLSDVFLKNSKESIWQLQPMYNNPDATYYGTFDARVFVLERDPNERENPAWISDFLINAFESGDNRLNTWVRRYSSATQVYNYPFKYRQNKLEGDKSEYLSVIRLSELYLIRSEAKAVLGLLEDAKSDLNIIRRRAGLQPILVNNADLILDRILHERQVELFAEWGHRWMDLKRNKLVDGVMMKVSPKKGSEWSSYRALFPIPERDLRLNPSLKQNQGY; encoded by the coding sequence ATGAAGATGTATAAATATGTGATTGCGATATTTTTAATGTTTTTTAATATTTCTTGCGATAAATTTCTTGATGTCGGAGATCCCCAAGATAAAATTGTTGCAAGATATGTATATCGTTCCAATACTTCGGCTGCTGCAGCAATGACAGGTGTGTATTATGACTTGGTTCAGAAAACAAGTTTTTCACAGGGAGTATCTGGTGTATCAATTAGCTGCGGCGCCGCAGCCGATGAATTGACAGTTTATCCTACTAGCGGATTAATGAATTTTTACACGAACTATATTGATATTGGCAGCGGTGGCGGATTTTGGGCATCTCTATATAAATTTATATATAAAGTTAATGCGATAATAGATGGTGTAACGAGAAGTACTACTTTATCCGATAATGTTAAGCGACATCTACTAGGAGAAGCTAAATTTGTAAGAGCTTTTTGCTATTTTTATCTTGTTAATCTGTACGGAGATGTTCCCTTGTTAATCACTGCTGACTATCGTGAGAATCAATCTTCGCCAAGAGTATCAGTAGCTCAGGTTTATAAACAAATATTAAGTGATTTAAATGAAGCGAAGTTATTACTAAGTGAGGAATATCTTGATGCCAATGTTATTTCGACAACTTACGAACGTCTGAGGCCTAACAAATGGGCCGCCGCTGCATTACTCGCAAGAGTCTATTTATATATTGGCGATTGGGAAAATGCTATAAATGAATCGAATGATGTGATAAATAATAAGGAGCTATATGATACAGTGCCTCTCAGTGATGTTTTTTTAAAGAATAGTAAAGAAAGTATTTGGCAACTACAGCCTATGTACAATAATCCGGATGCGACATATTATGGTACTTTCGATGCGCGGGTGTTTGTGCTAGAAAGAGATCCCAATGAACGTGAAAACCCTGCTTGGATCAGTGATTTTTTAATTAATGCATTTGAGTCTGGCGATAATAGACTCAATACTTGGGTAAGGAGATATTCATCAGCAACGCAGGTTTATAACTATCCATTTAAATACAGGCAGAATAAGTTAGAAGGTGATAAGAGCGAATATTTGAGTGTCATACGTCTTTCAGAATTATATCTTATAAGAAGCGAGGCAAAGGCTGTACTTGGTCTTCTTGAAGATGCTAAAAGTGATCTTAATATAATCCGGCGAAGAGCTGGTTTGCAACCAATTTTAGTCAATAACGCAGATCTAATATTAGATAGAATATTACATGAACGTCAAGTGGAATTATTCGCAGAATGGGGCCATCGATGGATGGATTTGAAAAGGAATAAACTTGTTGATGGTGTAATGATGAAGGTTTCGCCTAAAAAAGGCAGTGAATGGAGCTCTTATAGGGCATTGTTTCCTATACCAGAGAGGGATTTAAGACTTAATCCTAGTTTGAAGCAGAATCAAGGGTATTAA
- a CDS encoding SusC/RagA family TonB-linked outer membrane protein, with translation MLISTPRSNLILRCLSVFMLFFSFAANAATGTDQTGKQKVTVVAKDLALGKVFKQIEKQTGLRFMYANEIIDVNEKVSVEFEKVALDEVLEELVGKKGVEWVYRDEMVTLKRRESVGNADVELLTISGKVLDVDGTPIPGATVIVKGTKHGTMTNGEGRFTLSGVEANAILVISHVRFGKKEALANSRVVNVSMDEKIDELNGPVIVGYQITSRRFYTGNVTSVKAEDIAKQPITDPLLALQGRVPGMTITQTTGVQGGPVRIQIRGQNSIAKGTQPLIIVDGIPYPGNISGLSSFGSMGGEISALNFINPADVESIDVLKDADATAIYGSRGANGVVLITTKKGKSGSAKLDINVSHGISRVSKMRELMDTKQYLQMRHEAFMNDKESPNIQNAPDLLIWDTTRYTDWQKMFIGGSANYTDAQMSVTGGNDIIQYLVGGNYHRETTVFPGDFSATNGGSHFSITGRSPNQKFSVGLTGSYSARKNNLPTANYGSFLDLPPNAPTLYDSNGNLNWENSTWSNPLAEILVSGITETNTKNLVSRLDMNYRVWRSISLKVSVGYNDININTFEGRPIAGYDPANQSWARASATYANTKKSSWILEPQVSISEKLGPGQLNGLIGGTLLGDNLSSLRTDASDITDDALIRNPASANFFYSYGTGSKYKYLSVFGRIGYELFSKYLLNLTTRRDGSSRFGPRERYNTFYAIGAGWIFSEESFFKEKLSFLSYGKLRASYGTTGNDQIGDYEYLDRYEYVQQSYQGMKGLRVIGMFNPDYKWELTRKAELGIETSFLKDRVSLSISYYRNRSTDQLIGYPQPSMVGVDFITGNLPAVLENKGVEASFVTKNIRNENFEWSTAFNFSRSRNKLVSYEGNGGLFALEGGSLSEVLVFNVMGVNPATGDYLFKGIDGKAVEFSQAVPNNKIDIAPNFFGGIQNTVRIGNFNIDFLFQYVKQNGLNSLYNVMWTPGTIRNQPLDALKRWKNIGDVSERQRFSQNGFITDPYQRVVTTSDMAYIDASFLRCKNLAISWQIPEIVRRKIGVNKGRLYIQCQNLFTISNYPGWDPETQSVYSLPPLRVVTAGIQLSIN, from the coding sequence ATGCTCATCTCTACGCCTCGGAGCAACCTGATCCTCAGGTGCTTGTCTGTGTTTATGTTGTTTTTTTCGTTTGCTGCGAACGCCGCGACTGGCACTGACCAGACCGGAAAGCAAAAAGTGACGGTGGTTGCAAAAGACCTGGCGCTGGGAAAGGTGTTTAAACAGATAGAGAAACAGACGGGTTTGAGGTTTATGTATGCGAATGAGATCATAGATGTGAATGAGAAGGTGAGTGTGGAGTTTGAAAAGGTAGCGCTGGATGAGGTGTTGGAGGAGTTGGTGGGGAAGAAGGGGGTGGAGTGGGTGTATAGGGATGAGATGGTGACGTTGAAGAGGAGGGAGAGTGTTGGGAATGCGGATGTGGAGTTGTTAACTATTTCGGGGAAGGTATTGGATGTGGATGGTACGCCGATACCTGGAGCGACAGTTATAGTTAAGGGGACTAAGCATGGGACAATGACGAATGGCGAAGGGAGGTTTACGTTGTCAGGTGTTGAAGCAAATGCGATTCTTGTAATTTCTCATGTTAGATTTGGAAAGAAGGAAGCACTTGCTAATTCTCGAGTTGTTAATGTGAGTATGGATGAGAAGATTGATGAGTTGAATGGGCCGGTAATTGTTGGTTATCAGATTACTAGTCGACGTTTTTATACGGGCAATGTTACATCTGTTAAAGCTGAAGATATAGCCAAGCAGCCTATCACGGACCCACTATTGGCATTGCAGGGAAGGGTTCCAGGGATGACAATAACGCAAACCACAGGAGTGCAGGGAGGACCAGTAAGAATACAAATACGTGGTCAAAATAGTATAGCCAAAGGTACTCAGCCTTTAATTATAGTTGACGGTATTCCTTATCCGGGAAATATATCCGGTCTATCAAGTTTTGGATCCATGGGAGGAGAAATATCTGCCTTGAATTTCATAAATCCTGCCGATGTTGAAAGTATTGATGTACTAAAAGACGCAGATGCGACTGCTATTTATGGATCGAGAGGAGCAAATGGAGTCGTTTTAATTACAACGAAAAAAGGCAAGTCTGGATCTGCGAAGTTAGATATAAATGTCTCCCATGGTATTTCACGAGTATCAAAAATGCGCGAGTTAATGGATACCAAACAATATTTGCAAATGAGGCACGAAGCATTTATGAATGATAAAGAGAGTCCCAATATTCAAAATGCTCCCGACCTATTGATATGGGATACAACCAGGTATACAGATTGGCAGAAAATGTTCATTGGCGGTAGTGCCAATTATACTGACGCTCAAATGTCGGTAACGGGAGGAAATGATATAATTCAATATCTCGTAGGTGGCAATTATCATCGGGAAACAACAGTTTTTCCAGGCGATTTTTCTGCAACTAATGGCGGATCCCATTTTAGTATTACAGGGAGATCTCCGAATCAAAAGTTTAGCGTTGGGCTAACTGGAAGCTATTCTGCAAGGAAAAATAATCTACCTACTGCTAACTACGGTTCTTTTTTAGATTTGCCACCCAATGCACCTACCTTGTACGATTCAAATGGTAATTTAAATTGGGAAAATTCAACCTGGTCTAATCCGCTAGCTGAGATATTAGTAAGTGGAATCACTGAAACTAATACCAAGAATTTAGTAAGTAGGTTGGATATGAATTATAGAGTATGGAGGAGTATATCATTGAAGGTAAGTGTTGGATATAACGATATAAATATAAATACATTTGAAGGACGGCCAATTGCAGGATATGATCCGGCGAATCAAAGCTGGGCAAGGGCTAGCGCAACTTATGCAAATACTAAAAAATCATCATGGATATTAGAGCCGCAAGTATCAATTTCTGAGAAATTAGGCCCAGGTCAATTAAACGGGCTAATCGGTGGGACATTATTGGGCGATAATCTATCTTCTTTACGTACCGATGCTTCTGATATTACAGACGATGCATTAATCCGAAATCCCGCCTCAGCAAACTTCTTCTATTCCTATGGTACAGGAAGCAAGTATAAATATCTATCAGTATTTGGTAGGATTGGATATGAGTTGTTTAGCAAATATCTGCTAAACCTTACAACTAGAAGAGATGGTAGCAGTCGTTTTGGTCCAAGGGAGCGTTATAATACATTTTATGCTATTGGGGCTGGCTGGATTTTTTCAGAAGAGAGCTTTTTCAAAGAAAAATTGTCATTTTTAAGTTATGGTAAGTTAAGAGCTAGCTACGGGACCACTGGTAATGATCAAATTGGAGACTACGAGTATCTAGACAGATATGAGTACGTTCAACAGTCTTATCAAGGTATGAAAGGATTACGAGTAATTGGAATGTTTAATCCTGATTACAAATGGGAGTTGACGCGTAAGGCCGAATTAGGAATAGAAACAAGTTTTTTGAAAGACAGGGTTTCCTTATCCATTAGTTATTATCGCAATCGATCAACCGATCAATTAATTGGTTATCCACAACCAAGTATGGTGGGTGTTGATTTTATTACAGGTAATCTGCCAGCTGTTTTGGAGAATAAAGGTGTTGAAGCTAGTTTTGTTACTAAGAATATTAGAAATGAAAATTTTGAATGGTCTACAGCTTTCAACTTCTCTAGATCACGCAATAAGCTAGTCTCATATGAGGGAAACGGTGGATTATTTGCGCTTGAAGGCGGATCGTTATCTGAGGTGCTAGTATTTAATGTAATGGGTGTGAATCCAGCAACCGGAGACTATCTTTTTAAAGGAATTGACGGAAAAGCAGTAGAGTTTAGCCAAGCTGTGCCTAATAATAAGATTGATATCGCACCAAATTTCTTCGGAGGAATTCAGAATACTGTTAGGATAGGAAACTTTAATATTGATTTTTTATTTCAATATGTTAAGCAAAATGGCTTAAATAGTTTATATAATGTAATGTGGACTCCTGGAACAATTAGAAATCAACCTTTAGACGCACTCAAAAGATGGAAGAATATTGGAGATGTTTCAGAGAGACAGCGGTTCAGTCAAAACGGATTTATTACAGATCCATATCAGCGAGTTGTTACAACGAGTGACATGGCATATATTGACGCATCTTTCTTGCGATGTAAGAATTTGGCCATATCGTGGCAGATTCCTGAAATTGTGAGGAGAAAGATAGGGGTAAATAAGGGTCGACTCTATATCCAATGCCAAAATTTATTTACAATTAGTAACTATCCCGGTTGGGATCCGGAAACTCAATCCGTTTATTCGTTGCCCCCGTTAAGAGTAGTTACTGCGGGTATTCAACTTTCCATCAACTAG
- a CDS encoding RNA polymerase sigma factor produces the protein MQALDGYNDEHLFSLLQEGSEAAFNTIFARYSRRLYLEAYNRLQDEDEGNDIVQEVFCWLWDKRKSLDTPQCLKAYLVQVVRYKCIDLIRKKTSTRGKKQQYTWLADTYTTTTPIETKELGRQLALAIDSITPASRLAFEQLYIHKKSLKEIADQMEINVQSVKNHIHRALKVLRENLKHSLS, from the coding sequence ATGCAAGCACTTGACGGTTACAACGATGAACATCTCTTCAGCCTCTTACAGGAAGGCAGCGAAGCCGCTTTCAACACGATATTCGCCCGCTACAGCCGGCGCTTATATCTGGAAGCGTACAACCGTTTACAAGACGAGGATGAAGGCAACGACATTGTGCAGGAAGTCTTCTGTTGGCTATGGGATAAGCGCAAAAGCCTGGACACACCGCAATGCCTGAAGGCTTATCTTGTACAGGTGGTTCGGTATAAGTGTATCGACCTGATCCGTAAGAAGACCAGTACAAGAGGCAAGAAACAGCAATACACCTGGCTGGCAGATACCTACACCACCACCACTCCTATAGAAACGAAGGAACTGGGCCGCCAGTTAGCCCTGGCGATCGATAGTATTACCCCTGCCAGCAGACTTGCCTTCGAACAATTATACATCCATAAAAAAAGCCTCAAAGAAATTGCAGACCAGATGGAGATCAACGTCCAGTCTGTAAAGAACCACATTCACCGCGCACTGAAAGTGCTGCGCGAGAACCTGAAACACAGTTTATCATAA
- a CDS encoding FecR domain-containing protein produces MIDESHIEQLVLDELGGIITPEDSATLKKLLEDEPEARIIRNAIYEQFSGPEEQAFLALLPEHLPIEKVWAKIQRRKWIRVTVRTTLTIVLLALAAPSLYILFFKPTKPEEPKASVHGLSLQTVALQLPDGEIVNLGSAQQQVQVGDVTLSAQQKELSIKGNTSGTGIATITVPPGKDYKIKLADGSEVQLNSASKMNFPVAFNGTTREITITGEAYLSISKDAKRPFIVHLPNSTIHVLGTEFNVNTYDNTYEQISLVTGAITLKADTSTIILKPGFSARYQKGQSAQVSRFDAEEILAWRVGTYVFRATTIGDLCKVMQRWYGINVVYDNPNTGQRRFTGYIDKSRPIRHFLDDLAYTGHFNYYFDNDSVLHIR; encoded by the coding sequence ATGATTGATGAAAGCCACATTGAACAGCTGGTGCTGGACGAATTAGGCGGTATCATTACACCCGAAGACAGCGCCACCCTCAAAAAACTGCTCGAAGACGAACCGGAAGCCCGTATTATCCGAAACGCTATCTACGAACAGTTCTCAGGTCCTGAAGAACAGGCCTTCCTGGCCCTGTTGCCGGAGCATTTGCCCATAGAAAAAGTATGGGCGAAGATCCAGCGAAGGAAATGGATCCGCGTCACCGTACGCACGACACTGACTATCGTGCTCCTGGCACTCGCTGCCCCGAGCCTGTATATATTATTTTTCAAGCCGACAAAGCCGGAAGAGCCTAAGGCAAGCGTCCATGGATTGTCCCTCCAAACTGTTGCACTGCAGCTGCCCGATGGCGAAATCGTCAATCTGGGCAGCGCGCAGCAGCAAGTACAGGTAGGTGATGTTACCCTCAGCGCGCAGCAGAAAGAACTCTCTATAAAAGGAAATACATCCGGAACAGGTATTGCCACCATCACCGTTCCTCCCGGAAAAGACTATAAAATAAAACTGGCCGACGGCTCCGAAGTACAACTCAATTCCGCGTCAAAAATGAATTTCCCGGTAGCCTTTAACGGTACTACCCGAGAGATCACCATCACAGGCGAAGCCTATCTATCCATTTCCAAAGATGCCAAAAGACCCTTCATTGTCCATCTCCCGAATTCCACCATCCATGTACTGGGTACCGAATTTAACGTCAACACCTACGATAATACTTACGAACAGATCTCGCTCGTCACCGGCGCTATCACACTGAAAGCTGACACTTCCACGATCATATTGAAACCAGGATTCTCAGCCCGATACCAGAAAGGTCAAAGCGCGCAGGTCTCCCGTTTCGATGCAGAAGAAATATTGGCGTGGAGAGTGGGTACTTATGTGTTCCGCGCAACGACTATAGGCGATTTGTGTAAGGTAATGCAAAGATGGTACGGAATAAATGTCGTATACGACAATCCCAATACCGGCCAACGCCGCTTCACAGGGTATATCGATAAATCCAGGCCCATCCGCCATTTCCTGGATGACTTAGCATACACTGGACACTTCAATTATTACTTTGATAATGACAGTGTCTTACACATCAGATAG
- a CDS encoding RNA polymerase sigma factor has translation MMLFHEEKLLLSVKNGDANAFASLYETYRPQLLTEAYHKVRNQHEAEDMVQEIFTSLWQRRGQLSITISLKHYLFRAVHLQYAYKCRRNEVARRFVSHTYYTSTDSAVPQNLENKELGQQIRKAATYVSAPACRKVFELLYLQDWSHKEIAQDMNIQPQVVKNQVSRALKVIRTRLREVV, from the coding sequence ATGATGTTATTTCACGAGGAAAAGCTATTATTGTCAGTGAAAAACGGGGATGCAAATGCTTTTGCTTCTCTCTATGAAACGTATCGTCCGCAACTGCTAACGGAAGCATACCACAAAGTACGCAACCAACACGAAGCGGAAGATATGGTACAGGAGATCTTTACATCTTTATGGCAACGGCGCGGGCAACTGTCGATCACCATCTCTCTGAAACATTACCTGTTCAGGGCCGTGCATCTGCAATACGCCTATAAGTGCCGCCGCAATGAGGTCGCCCGTAGATTTGTGTCACACACTTACTACACCTCCACAGATAGTGCCGTTCCGCAGAACCTGGAAAACAAAGAACTGGGACAGCAGATCCGCAAAGCAGCGACCTACGTATCCGCACCGGCATGCAGAAAAGTATTTGAGTTATTATACCTGCAGGACTGGAGCCATAAAGAAATTGCACAGGATATGAACATTCAGCCACAGGTTGTAAAAAACCAGGTCAGCCGTGCACTCAAAGTGATTCGTACCCGACTGAGAGAAGTTGTATAA